The Nocardioides sp. S-1144 genome includes a region encoding these proteins:
- a CDS encoding 2-phosphosulfolactate phosphatase translates to MTDAFDRAHTQAGHRVRLEWGPTGAAAIAGPADVAVVVDVLSFTTTLVVALDRGTTVHPYRWKDERAAAHAAEHDAVLAVGRLGARHGRAGTSLSPAALAALAAADVPERLVLPSPNGSTICSGLADRGCAVVGACLRNAAAVAAWLAPRVAGGATVAVVAAGERWPDDTLRPAVEDLWGAGAVLAALADAVGPGALSPEAAHAAAAYRAVAGTLHESLLACASGAELVDRGFADDVRVAAETDVSTVVPLLVDGAFRPAPAR, encoded by the coding sequence GTGACTGACGCCTTCGACCGCGCCCACACCCAGGCCGGGCACCGTGTCCGGCTGGAGTGGGGGCCGACCGGCGCGGCCGCGATCGCCGGGCCCGCCGACGTCGCCGTGGTGGTCGACGTGCTGTCGTTCACCACGACGCTGGTCGTCGCGCTCGACCGTGGCACCACCGTCCACCCCTACCGCTGGAAGGACGAGCGCGCCGCGGCCCACGCCGCCGAGCACGACGCCGTCCTGGCCGTCGGGCGGCTCGGGGCGCGGCACGGCCGGGCGGGCACCTCCCTCTCGCCCGCCGCCCTGGCCGCGCTCGCCGCGGCCGACGTGCCCGAACGCCTCGTGCTGCCCTCGCCGAACGGCTCGACGATCTGCTCCGGCCTCGCCGACCGGGGCTGCGCGGTGGTCGGGGCCTGCCTGCGCAACGCCGCCGCGGTCGCGGCCTGGCTGGCCCCGCGGGTCGCCGGCGGCGCGACCGTCGCCGTCGTCGCGGCCGGTGAGCGGTGGCCCGACGACACCCTGCGCCCGGCCGTGGAGGACCTGTGGGGCGCCGGCGCGGTGCTCGCCGCGCTCGCGGACGCCGTCGGGCCCGGTGCCCTCAGCCCCGAGGCGGCGCACGCGGCAGCGGCCTACCGCGCCGTCGCCGGGACGCTCCACGAGTCGCTGCTCGCCTGCGCCAGTGGCGCCGAGCTCGTCGACCGTGGCTTCGCCGACGACGTGCGGGTCGCCGCCGAGACCGACGTCAGCACCGTCGTCCCGCTCCTCGTCGACGGCGCCTTCCGCCCCGCCCCCGCGCGGTAG
- a CDS encoding putative quinol monooxygenase, translated as MTSSLRVVATIPIDPARSADAAPALAALAEASRGDAGCLGYEVYESAAVPGLFVTVEEWESQADLDLHMTQPHVATAFEVAGPLLQGEVAIHPLTPL; from the coding sequence ATGACCTCCTCGCTGCGCGTCGTCGCCACCATCCCGATCGACCCTGCCCGGTCCGCCGACGCGGCACCGGCGCTGGCGGCGCTCGCCGAGGCCTCGCGCGGCGACGCGGGGTGCCTCGGCTACGAGGTCTACGAGTCGGCCGCCGTGCCCGGGCTCTTCGTCACCGTCGAGGAGTGGGAGTCGCAGGCCGACCTCGACCTCCACATGACCCAGCCCCACGTCGCCACGGCCTTCGAGGTCGCCGGACCCCTGCTCCAGGGCGAGGTCGCGATCCACCCGCTCACCCCGCTCTGA